The Pyrus communis chromosome 2, drPyrComm1.1, whole genome shotgun sequence genome includes a window with the following:
- the LOC137723559 gene encoding uncharacterized protein, which translates to MAAIVKEILARPIQLADQVSKAADEAQSNKQECMELKSKTEKLAGLLRQAARASNDLYERPTRRIIDDTEQALDKALTLVIKCRATGLMQRVFTIIPSGSFKRIGQSLDNNIGDVSWLLRVSASSDDRDDEYLGLPPIASNEPILCLIWEQIATLHTGSMEERSDAAASLVSLAKDNDRYGRLIIEEGGVPPLLKMLKEGGSEGQESAARAIGLLGKDPESVEQIVNAGVCPVFAKILKEGNMKVQALVAWAVSEMAENHPKCQDPFAQNNVIRLLVSHLAFETIQEHSKYAIPSKQQMSLHSIVMGSSKNTEHQTAHPITGNQNTFSQIQNLVNSAVTMKNQGSAPPDSGHGQGNPTQNSNHQNLHHPPPTHHIARPHNHHVALSGASIKGREYEDPETKAEMKAMAARALWKLSKGNASVCGSITESRALLCFAVLLEKGSWDVQQNSAKALMEITAVAEQSADLRRSAFKPTSPACKAVVEQLLKIVEKADSDLLEPCIQAIGNLARTFRATETRFIGPLVKLLDETETSISTAAVIALNKFACTENFLHVNHCKAIIDAGGTKHLIQLVYFGESGVQIPSLILLCYIALHIPDSETLAQEEVLIVLEWSTKQAHLANDESVEQLLPEAKSRLELYQSRGSRGFY; encoded by the coding sequence ATGGCGGCGATTGTGAAGGAGATCCTGGCAAGGCCAATACAATTGGCGGACCAGGTGAGCAAGGCCGCCGACGAGgcacaatcaaacaaacaagagTGTATGGAGCTCAAATCCAAGACCGAGAAGCTCGCCGGCCTCCTCCGCCAGGCAGCGCGTGCGAGCAACGATCTCTACGAGCGCCCCACGCGTCGCATCATCGACGATACGGAACAAGCCCTCGACAAGGCCCTCACCCTCGTCATCAAGTGCCGAGCCACCGGCCTCATGCAACGCGTCTTCACCATCATCCCCAGCGGCTCGTTCAAAAGGATCGGTCAGTCCCTCGACAACAACATTGGAGACGTGTCGTGGCTCCTCCGAGTCTCAGCCTCCTCCGACGACCGCGACGACGAGTATCTGGGGCTTCCCCCGATCGCCTCCAACGAGCCCATCCTCTGCCTCATTTGGGAACAGATTGCGACCCTCCACACTGGCTCGATGGAGGAGCGATCGGATGCGGCAGCTTCTCTAGTGTCGTTGGCAAAAGACAACGACAGGTACGGGAGGCTGATTATTGAGGAAGGCGGGGTGCCTCCGCTGCTGAAGATGCTGAAGGAAGGAGGAAGCGAAGGACAGGAGAGCGCAGCCAGGGCAATTGGGTTGTTAGGAAAGGACCCCGAAAGCGTCGAACAGATTGTGAACGCGGGAGTCTGCCCAGTGTTTGCGAAAATCCTCAAAGAAGGCAACATGAAAGTCCAGGCGCTTGTCGCCTGGGCGGTCTCCGAAATGGCAGAGAATCATCCGAAATGCCAAGACCCTTTTGCGCAAAACAATGTCATCCGATTACTCGTGAGTCATCTCGCTTTTGAGACGATTCAGGAGCATAGTAAGTACGCCATACCGAGCAAGCAACAAATGTCGTTGCACTCGATTGTCATGGGGAGCAGCAAGAACACCGAGCATCAGACGGCACACCCTATAACGGGGAATCAAAACACGTTTAGTCAGATACAGAATCTTGTGAATAGCGCAGTGACTATGAAGAATCAGGGTTCGGCTCCCCCTGACTCTGGTCATGGCCAAGGGAACCCAACTCAGAATAGCAATCACCAGAACCTTCATCATCCACCTCCAACTCACCACATTGCGAGACCACACAATCACCATGTGGCACTGTCCGGGGCTAGCATCAAGGGGAGGGAGTACGAGGACCCCGAAACCAAGGCGGAGATGAAGGCAATGGCGGCGAGGGCGCTGTGGAAGCTTTCCAAGGGGAATGCGAGTGTTTGTGGCAGCATCACGGAGTCAAGAGCGCTTTTATGTTTCGCAGTTTTACTAGAAAAAGGTTCTTGGGACGTTCAGCAGAATTCGGCCAAGGCGCTGATGGAGATAACCGCGGTGGCTGAGCAGAGTGCGGACTTGAGGCGGTCGGCTTTCAAGCCAACATCCCCCGCCTGCAAAGCCGTGGTCGAGCAGCTTCTGAAAATAGTCGAAAAGGCAGACTCCGACCTGCTTGAACCGTGCATACAAGCGATCGGAAACTTAGCAAGAACTTTCAGAGCGACAGAGACGCGATTCATTGGCCCATTGGTGAAGCTGCTCGACGAAACAGAAACGAGTATTTCTACGGCGGCTGTGATTGCACTGAATAAGTTTGCATGCACTGAAAATTTCCTCCACGTAAATCACTGTAAAGCGATTATAGACGCTGGGGGAACCAAGCATCTGATTCAACTGGTTTACTTTGGGGAATCCGGAGTGCAGATTCCGTCGTTGATTCTGCTGTGCTACATCGCACTGCATATTCCGGACAGCGAGACGCTTGCTCAGGAGGAGGTACTGATTGTGCTAGAGTGGTCGACGAAGCAGGCTCATTTGGCGAATGATGAATCAGTCGAACAATTGTTACCGGAAGCTAAAAGTAGGCTGGAGCTTTATCAGTCTAGAGGATCAAGAGGATTTTATTAA